In the Nitrospirota bacterium genome, one interval contains:
- a CDS encoding cytochrome c yields MKRYSFVILALVVSVSFFISSCATGIKQAEEAPVDNTLKIIEGGKLYDQWWVVVKGAEEPKLNHPLWSLQSMNKRSGSDTWRCKECHGWDYLGNEGAYSSGSHKTGFAGVLQISKMSVKDIEAILLGSNNPFHNFSYVMDYDAINNLALFLKEGLIDDRVYIDSKTKAPFNADPKNGKVLYEKMCLKCHGSDGTELNFGTDQSPEYVGTIAVSNPWELVHKIRFGQPGSIMPALRLRLKLSEKENKMPSGIETGYTMQDVMDIVRYSQTLPK; encoded by the coding sequence ATGAAAAGATATTCCTTTGTAATCCTTGCCCTAGTTGTTTCAGTCTCATTCTTCATATCTTCCTGCGCAACCGGCATCAAGCAGGCTGAAGAAGCTCCTGTTGACAATACATTAAAGATCATAGAAGGCGGCAAGCTGTATGATCAATGGTGGGTGGTTGTCAAAGGGGCTGAAGAGCCGAAACTCAATCATCCGTTATGGTCGCTGCAGAGCATGAACAAAAGAAGCGGCAGCGATACCTGGAGATGCAAAGAATGCCACGGTTGGGATTACCTTGGGAATGAGGGAGCGTACAGCTCAGGTTCTCATAAAACAGGATTTGCCGGCGTGCTCCAGATTTCGAAGATGTCTGTAAAGGATATAGAGGCGATCCTGCTGGGGTCAAATAACCCGTTTCATAATTTCAGCTATGTCATGGACTATGACGCCATTAATAACCTTGCCCTCTTTTTAAAAGAAGGGCTGATCGACGACAGGGTATATATTGACTCCAAGACAAAGGCCCCTTTTAATGCCGATCCCAAGAACGGCAAGGTACTGTATGAAAAAATGTGCCTCAAATGCCACGGCTCTGACGGCACTGAGCTTAACTTCGGCACAGACCAGAGCCCTGAGTATGTCGGGACTATCGCTGTATCAAACCCATGGGAACTTGTTCACAAGATAAGGTTCGGCCAGCCCGGCAGTATTATGCCGGCCCTCAGGCTCAGGCTGAAGCTTTCTGAGAAAGAGAACAAGATGCCGTCCGGAATAGAGACAGGATATACCATGCAAGATGTAATGGATATTGTAAGATACTCACAGACACTGCCCAAATAA
- a CDS encoding MFS transporter — MSSKVFSSLYNRNFRLYWFGQVISLTGTWMHSAAQGWLVLKLTDSPFYLGLVGAAASLPSVVFSLAGGVAADRLSKRKILIAAQVALMLLALLLAFLVMADVVTVWHVVVIAFFVGTTRAFDMPARQAFFIEMVGKDKLMNAIALNSAAFNGSRVIGPSVAGLLISFMGIAACFFMNSLSFLAAIIGLMLIRIPVSQKKEEERKGVVEEFKEGIRFIFSEPGVYTLLMFIAITGFFGLPYISFLPVYARDILNTGAAGYGILMSVAGAGAFAGAISLVLKGDHSKKGLLLAVSGIVFSISLLIFSFSTAAWLSNAMLFFVGWGAVSHIATANSMLQLAVPDRLRGRVMSAFTLVFLGTATLGNLAIGSLAHYVGTQRALEAVAGACLAGTLILLKQKADIIKNMG, encoded by the coding sequence ATGTCCTCTAAAGTTTTTTCATCGCTCTACAACAGGAACTTCCGCCTTTACTGGTTCGGGCAGGTGATATCCCTTACCGGCACGTGGATGCATTCTGCCGCACAGGGGTGGCTTGTGCTGAAGCTGACTGACTCGCCTTTTTATCTCGGCCTTGTGGGCGCTGCCGCATCACTGCCTTCGGTTGTCTTTTCATTGGCAGGCGGCGTTGCGGCTGACAGGCTGTCAAAGAGGAAGATACTTATTGCTGCGCAGGTTGCACTCATGCTCCTTGCGTTACTTCTTGCTTTTCTGGTCATGGCAGATGTGGTGACGGTCTGGCATGTCGTTGTCATCGCTTTTTTTGTCGGGACGACGCGCGCCTTTGATATGCCGGCGAGGCAGGCATTTTTTATTGAGATGGTCGGCAAGGATAAGCTTATGAATGCCATCGCCCTTAACTCGGCCGCCTTTAACGGTTCAAGGGTCATCGGCCCTTCTGTCGCAGGATTATTAATAAGCTTCATGGGCATAGCGGCCTGTTTTTTCATGAACTCATTGAGCTTTCTGGCCGCTATCATAGGGCTTATGCTGATCAGAATTCCGGTATCCCAAAAGAAGGAAGAGGAGAGAAAGGGAGTGGTCGAAGAGTTCAAGGAGGGGATACGCTTTATCTTCAGCGAGCCGGGCGTCTATACACTTTTGATGTTCATAGCCATAACCGGGTTCTTCGGACTTCCTTATATAAGTTTTTTACCTGTATACGCGAGGGATATCCTTAATACCGGAGCGGCAGGTTATGGCATCCTGATGAGCGTTGCAGGCGCGGGCGCTTTTGCCGGAGCTATCAGCCTTGTCCTTAAAGGTGACCATTCAAAAAAAGGGCTGCTGCTTGCCGTATCAGGGATTGTATTTTCGATAAGCCTGCTAATATTCTCTTTTTCAACTGCCGCCTGGCTTTCCAATGCCATGCTCTTCTTTGTCGGCTGGGGAGCGGTCAGCCATATAGCAACTGCGAACAGCATGCTTCAGCTTGCAGTCCCTGACAGGCTGAGGGGCAGGGTCATGAGCGCATTTACGCTCGTCTTTCTCGGCACGGCAACTCTCGGGAATTTGGCGATTGGAAGCCTGGCGCATTATGTAGGCACGCAGCGCGCGCTTGAGGCAGTTGCAGGTGCATGCCTGGCAGGCACATTGATTCTTCTAAAGCAAAAAGCCGATATCATAAAAAATATGGGATGA
- the selD gene encoding selenide, water dikinase SelD, with translation MLTDLHKCKDRSVVVGPGDDAGVFRYKDTLMVETVDVITPIVDDPYTFGAICAANSVSDVYAMGGKPLTALAILGYASCDFGPDVIRSLMKGAMDKLHEADVCLIGGHSIEDNEIKFGFAVSGVVEKNKLLRVDGASEGEILILTKKLGTGILTSAVKLRKMKEAGLKDVIDSMLTLNKTAAKAAVAAGSQAATDVTGFGLLGHALNMAASSKKNLVISYDDIPFMNRVKEFIAAGVIPKGAKKTLEFCSRNTKFSDRLSDIDKIALSDPQTSGGMLIALPQKGLATFKRLMKKENAPYWIIGEVVKGKGAVIVR, from the coding sequence ATACTGACAGACCTGCATAAATGCAAGGACCGGAGCGTTGTCGTGGGCCCGGGGGATGACGCAGGCGTATTCCGCTATAAGGACACACTTATGGTGGAGACGGTTGATGTCATCACGCCGATAGTTGACGACCCGTACACCTTCGGGGCGATCTGCGCCGCAAACTCTGTGAGCGATGTTTACGCCATGGGAGGCAAACCACTCACCGCTCTTGCCATACTGGGATACGCATCATGCGATTTCGGCCCTGATGTCATAAGAAGCCTCATGAAGGGCGCCATGGACAAACTTCACGAAGCAGATGTCTGCCTTATCGGAGGCCATAGTATTGAGGACAATGAGATAAAGTTCGGCTTTGCTGTTTCAGGAGTCGTTGAAAAAAATAAACTATTGAGAGTAGACGGAGCGTCTGAAGGCGAGATACTCATCCTCACAAAAAAGCTCGGCACAGGCATACTGACCTCAGCGGTGAAACTCAGGAAGATGAAAGAAGCCGGATTAAAAGATGTTATTGACTCTATGCTAACGCTCAACAAAACCGCTGCAAAGGCTGCTGTTGCCGCAGGGTCTCAGGCTGCTACCGATGTGACAGGATTCGGTCTGCTCGGGCATGCTTTGAATATGGCGGCAAGCTCTAAAAAGAATCTTGTCATCTCATATGATGATATCCCGTTTATGAATAGAGTGAAAGAATTTATCGCGGCGGGCGTGATACCTAAAGGCGCGAAAAAGACGCTGGAGTTCTGCAGCAGGAATACAAAGTTCTCTGACAGGCTTTCAGATATCGACAAGATAGCGCTCTCTGACCCGCAGACCTCAGGCGGCATGCTCATAGCCCTGCCGCAGAAAGGGCTCGCAACATTCAAGAGGCTTATGAAGAAAGAGAATGCCCCTTACTGGATAATCGGAGAGGTTGTTAAAGGCAAAGGTGCGGTTATTGTCAGATAA
- a CDS encoding HEAT repeat domain-containing protein — MSDNGLDEIKKMIADYMESGFLDNIIAMFRQDKSLYITIGDILGDERLRVRIGMTALVEALIDEDYVHLHAAIPGIAAQLNNPIPTIRGDAAHLLGIIGHKDALPYLLKAQDEGHAHVKEVIDESIEAIRQNALSEKIINGE; from the coding sequence TTGTCAGATAACGGGCTGGATGAGATCAAAAAGATGATCGCCGACTATATGGAGAGCGGTTTTCTTGATAATATCATTGCGATGTTCAGGCAGGACAAAAGCCTGTACATCACCATCGGCGATATACTCGGAGATGAGAGGCTGCGTGTAAGGATAGGAATGACCGCGCTGGTTGAGGCCCTGATAGATGAAGATTATGTCCACCTCCATGCCGCCATACCAGGGATTGCAGCGCAGCTTAATAATCCAATCCCTACCATACGCGGCGACGCAGCACACCTGCTCGGCATCATAGGCCACAAAGATGCCCTTCCTTATTTGTTGAAAGCGCAGGATGAAGGGCACGCCCATGTCAAAGAAGTGATCGATGAATCCATAGAGGCGATCAGACAGAACGCGCTTTCTGAAAAGATAATAAACGGCGAATAG
- a CDS encoding DUF4919 domain-containing protein — MKKALKQSIAIICILFSMAFCASSQANENGLYDSELAKVKACDESSDFTKLRLLYSKTSKYNPYASDREKSEAMYQSFNEGKFEEAVSYANLILDKNYVDLDAHILLTFAYQEIGNAERSGFHDFVVNGLLNSILASGDGESAKTAYVVISVKEEYAILNLLGLQADEQRLVNQDGHSYDVFKVTDLKTGQSSVLYFNVDIPLGWLEKKI; from the coding sequence ATGAAAAAAGCCCTCAAACAGTCAATCGCAATAATCTGCATATTATTTTCAATGGCATTCTGCGCCTCCTCTCAAGCAAATGAGAACGGCCTTTACGATTCTGAACTGGCAAAGGTCAAGGCATGCGATGAGTCATCTGATTTCACCAAACTGAGGCTCTTATATTCAAAGACATCCAAATATAATCCATATGCTTCTGACCGTGAAAAAAGCGAAGCGATGTACCAGTCGTTCAATGAAGGGAAGTTTGAAGAAGCCGTCAGCTATGCCAACCTGATCTTAGACAAAAATTATGTCGATCTTGATGCTCATATATTATTGACATTCGCCTATCAGGAGATCGGCAACGCGGAGAGGTCAGGTTTTCATGACTTTGTAGTTAATGGTTTGCTGAATTCCATACTTGCTTCAGGAGACGGTGAGTCCGCTAAGACCGCCTATGTGGTCATCAGCGTAAAAGAAGAATACGCCATCCTGAATCTCCTCGGCCTTCAGGCAGATGAACAGAGACTGGTCAATCAAGACGGCCACAGCTATGATGTATTCAAAGTCACAGACCTCAAGACCGGGCAGAGTTCAGTATTGTATTTTAACGTGGACATTCCCTTGGGCTGGTTGGAGAAGAAGATTTAA
- a CDS encoding segregation/condensation protein A: MSEDILQAEEQENFLFKMPDFEGPLDLLLHMIREEKIDIYDIPIVHITKQYLEYIDLMKELNLEIAGEFLVMAATLIHIKTKMLLPPDEVAADEAPEDPRSELVMRLLEYQAFKDSSLYLRTREETWKNVFHRPLPQKEDFDFEPEPLFDEMSVFDLISAFKELLKTAPMEMREITRETLTISDKINFIVERLEKEDGIRFQDLFEGDYTKVSIIVTFLALLEISRLGLARIYQEKGFGIIWIINPDKMGAAPAVEISTSSETSQ; this comes from the coding sequence ATGAGCGAAGATATTTTACAAGCAGAAGAGCAGGAAAATTTCCTCTTTAAGATGCCTGATTTTGAGGGGCCGCTTGACCTCCTTCTCCATATGATAAGAGAGGAGAAGATCGATATCTATGATATACCCATAGTTCATATTACCAAACAGTATCTCGAGTATATTGACCTCATGAAGGAGCTGAACCTTGAGATCGCAGGCGAGTTCCTGGTAATGGCAGCCACGCTCATCCATATCAAGACAAAGATGCTGCTGCCTCCTGATGAAGTGGCAGCTGACGAAGCGCCTGAAGACCCGAGGTCAGAGCTTGTCATGAGGCTTTTGGAGTATCAGGCGTTCAAAGACTCTTCATTGTATCTGAGAACGAGAGAAGAGACATGGAAGAATGTCTTTCACAGGCCGCTTCCGCAAAAAGAAGATTTTGATTTTGAGCCTGAGCCGCTATTTGATGAGATGAGCGTCTTTGACCTGATCTCCGCGTTCAAGGAGCTGCTTAAGACCGCGCCTATGGAGATGCGCGAGATAACCAGAGAGACGCTCACGATCTCCGACAAGATAAACTTCATCGTTGAAAGGCTTGAGAAGGAGGACGGCATAAGGTTTCAGGACCTCTTTGAAGGCGACTATACAAAGGTCTCGATCATAGTGACCTTCCTCGCGCTGCTTGAGATATCAAGGCTCGGACTCGCGAGGATCTACCAGGAGAAGGGCTTCGGTATCATATGGATCATCAATCCTGACAAGATGGGCGCGGCTCCGGCTGTGGAAATTTCTACATCAAGTGAGACGAGTCAGTAA